The following are from one region of the Abiotrophia defectiva ATCC 49176 genome:
- the pheS gene encoding phenylalanine--tRNA ligase subunit alpha, with amino-acid sequence MSDINTHIEALEALRQQAIPQLEATESIKDLEKVRLDYLGKKGRFAAVAQAMRDLSAEDRPKLGQVMNQVKSAFEEMLESRRHKLEEMALEAKLALETVDVTLPGRKPAGGARHIITQTMEEIEDLFIGMGYQVVEGPEVELDHYNFEMMNLPKTHPARDMQDTFYIDSEVLLRTHTSPVQARTMEKHDFSQGPLKMISPGKVFRRDSDDATHSHQFHQIEGLVVDKHVTMADLKGTLQAFARTLFGAEREIRLRPSYFPFTEPSVEVDVSCFKCGGDGCNVCKHTGWIEILGAGMVHPNVLEMAGIDSTVYSGFAFGLGPDRVAMLKYNIDDIRHFYQNDLRFLSQFKGGQN; translated from the coding sequence ATGTCAGATATCAATACGCATATTGAGGCCTTAGAAGCCTTGCGTCAACAAGCGATTCCGCAATTAGAAGCTACTGAATCCATCAAGGATTTAGAGAAAGTTCGTCTAGATTACCTGGGTAAGAAAGGTCGTTTTGCGGCTGTTGCGCAAGCCATGCGCGACCTATCAGCAGAAGACCGGCCTAAATTAGGTCAGGTAATGAACCAAGTGAAATCAGCCTTCGAAGAAATGCTGGAAAGTCGTCGCCACAAGCTAGAAGAAATGGCCTTGGAAGCTAAATTAGCTTTGGAGACAGTGGATGTGACCTTGCCAGGCCGCAAGCCAGCTGGGGGTGCCCGCCACATCATTACCCAAACCATGGAAGAGATTGAAGACCTCTTTATCGGCATGGGCTATCAGGTCGTGGAAGGTCCAGAAGTGGAGTTAGACCACTACAACTTCGAAATGATGAACCTGCCTAAGACCCACCCAGCACGCGATATGCAGGATACATTCTATATTGATAGCGAAGTCTTGTTGCGGACCCACACTTCACCAGTTCAAGCCCGGACCATGGAAAAACACGATTTCAGTCAAGGACCATTGAAGATGATTTCGCCAGGTAAGGTCTTCCGTCGCGATAGCGATGATGCGACCCACTCCCACCAATTCCACCAAATTGAAGGGTTAGTGGTAGACAAACATGTGACCATGGCCGACCTCAAGGGGACGCTTCAAGCCTTTGCCCGTACACTCTTTGGGGCGGAACGTGAAATTCGCCTTCGTCCATCCTACTTCCCATTCACCGAGCCATCAGTTGAAGTAGACGTAAGCTGCTTCAAGTGTGGCGGGGATGGCTGTAATGTCTGCAAACATACTGGCTGGATTGAAATCCTAGGGGCTGGTATGGTCCATCCAAATGTCTTGGAAATGGCCGGCATTGATTCAACCGTTTATTCCGGCTTTGCCTTCGGTTTAGGCCCTGACCGGGTAGCGATGTTGAAGTATAACATTGACGATATTCGTCACTTCTATCAAAATGACTTGCGCTTCTTAAGCCAGTTCAAAGGAGGTCAGAACTAA